One Pseudomonas entomophila genomic window carries:
- a CDS encoding sarcosine oxidase subunit beta family protein, protein MQRYSGFGLFKHSLSHHENWQRMWRTPTPKKVYDVVIVGGGGHGLATAYYLAKEHGITNVAVVEKGYLGGGNTARNTTIVRSNYLWDESAHLYEHAMKLWEGLSQDINYNVMFSQRGVYNLCHTLQDIRDSERRVNANRLNGVDGELIRTEQVAAEIPYLDCSKNTRYPILGATVQRRGGVARHDAVAWGFARAADALGVDLIQQTEVIGFRKENGAVIGVETNKGFIGAKRVGVVTAGNSGHMAKLAGFRLPLESHPLQALVSEPIKPIIDSVIMSNAVHGYISQSDKGDLVIGAGIDGWVGYGQRGSYPIIEHTLQAIVEMFPILSRVRMNRQWGGIVDTTPDACPIISKTPVKNMFFNCGWGTGGFKATPGSGNVFAASLAKGEMHPLAAPFSIDRFYNGALIDEHGAAAVAH, encoded by the coding sequence ATGCAACGTTATTCAGGCTTCGGCCTCTTCAAGCACTCCCTCAGCCACCACGAGAACTGGCAGCGCATGTGGCGCACGCCAACCCCGAAAAAGGTCTATGACGTGGTCATCGTCGGCGGTGGCGGCCATGGCCTGGCCACCGCCTACTATCTAGCCAAAGAGCACGGCATCACCAACGTGGCGGTGGTCGAGAAGGGCTACCTGGGCGGCGGCAACACCGCCCGCAACACCACCATCGTGCGTTCCAACTACCTGTGGGACGAGTCGGCGCACCTGTACGAACACGCCATGAAGCTGTGGGAAGGGCTCTCGCAAGACATCAACTACAACGTGATGTTCTCCCAGCGCGGCGTGTACAACCTGTGCCACACCCTGCAGGACATCCGTGACTCCGAGCGCCGGGTCAACGCCAACCGCCTCAATGGCGTGGACGGCGAGCTGATCCGCACCGAGCAGGTCGCGGCCGAGATCCCGTATCTGGACTGCTCGAAGAACACTCGCTACCCCATCCTTGGCGCCACCGTGCAACGGCGTGGCGGCGTGGCCCGTCACGACGCCGTGGCCTGGGGCTTCGCCCGTGCCGCCGATGCCCTGGGCGTGGACCTGATCCAGCAGACCGAGGTGATCGGCTTCCGCAAAGAGAACGGCGCCGTGATCGGTGTCGAAACCAACAAGGGCTTCATCGGCGCCAAGCGCGTCGGCGTGGTCACCGCGGGCAACTCCGGGCACATGGCCAAGCTGGCCGGCTTCCGCCTGCCGCTGGAGTCGCACCCGTTGCAGGCGCTGGTATCCGAGCCGATCAAGCCGATCATCGACAGCGTGATCATGTCCAACGCCGTGCACGGTTACATCAGCCAGTCCGACAAGGGCGACCTGGTGATCGGTGCCGGTATCGACGGCTGGGTCGGCTACGGCCAGCGCGGTTCGTACCCGATCATCGAGCACACCCTGCAGGCGATCGTCGAGATGTTCCCGATCCTCTCCCGCGTGCGCATGAACCGCCAGTGGGGCGGCATCGTCGACACCACGCCGGACGCCTGCCCGATCATCTCCAAGACCCCGGTGAAGAACATGTTCTTCAACTGTGGCTGGGGTACCGGCGGCTTCAAGGCCACCCCGGGCTCGGGCAACGTCTTCGCCGCGAGCCTGGCCAAGGGCGAGATGCACCCGCTGGCCGCGCCTTTCTCCATCGACCGTTTCTACAATGGTGCGCTGATCGACGAACACGGCGCCGCTGCCGTCGCCCACTGA